One genomic window of Candidatus Thermokryptus mobilis includes the following:
- a CDS encoding short-chain dehydrogenase, whose amino-acid sequence MDIKGKSVLILGAWGLVGSAVTRRIVQEKPRNVIIASLKQWEAEEAVEALRKEFPEYDRNFFIPWWGNIFVRDEFKDMSREEILSNPEYRRVLINDILGELTEDTLKQSALYKLLNRFSPEIIIDCINTATAIAYQDIFTTSIEVMQAIDRFKASDNTKDKEALIEVTERLLATLYVPQLIRHVQILYRSMQEVGTKIYVKIGTSGTGGMGLNIPYTHSEERPSKVLLSKSAVAGAHTLLLFLMGRTPDAPITKEIKPTAAIAWKKIGFGEIKRQGRPIELIDCPPEKAFKLNGIIELKITEDNFEKLNETLHSVFIDTGENGLFSRAEFETLSTPGQMEYVTPEEIAEVVVFEIKGGNTGHDIINALDHATLEPTYRAGFLTETALKRMRELEQKYGVESVAFELLGPPRLTKLLYEAHLLKLAYGSIENAAKQNPKDMSQKCEEIIKTNKKLRSQIISIGIPILMPDGETLIRGNEIKIPPYRGENKVEITPEKINQWAYDGWVDLRPENMEIWKKRFQKIMEEVNLIPATDTSSRYVRTREYWEDFKTINEGKIAGWILDREEHGMRMKS is encoded by the coding sequence ATGGATATCAAAGGAAAATCAGTTCTAATCCTTGGAGCTTGGGGGCTTGTGGGCTCAGCCGTCACAAGGAGAATAGTTCAAGAAAAACCAAGAAATGTAATCATTGCTTCCCTCAAACAGTGGGAAGCTGAAGAAGCAGTTGAAGCTTTGAGAAAGGAATTCCCGGAATATGACAGAAATTTTTTCATCCCATGGTGGGGCAACATCTTCGTCCGCGATGAATTCAAAGACATGAGCCGTGAGGAAATACTCTCAAATCCTGAATATCGCAGAGTTTTAATCAATGATATCCTCGGAGAATTAACTGAGGACACCTTGAAACAATCCGCCTTATACAAACTTTTAAACAGGTTTTCCCCAGAGATAATAATTGATTGCATCAACACCGCAACTGCTATTGCTTATCAAGATATCTTCACAACGAGCATTGAAGTTATGCAAGCAATTGATAGGTTTAAAGCGAGTGATAATACGAAAGATAAAGAAGCTTTAATTGAGGTAACGGAACGACTTCTTGCGACGCTTTATGTTCCACAGTTGATAAGACATGTTCAAATACTTTATCGCTCTATGCAAGAGGTTGGGACGAAAATATATGTTAAAATTGGGACGAGCGGAACAGGTGGAATGGGACTGAATATACCTTATACACATAGCGAGGAAAGACCTTCAAAAGTTTTACTTAGCAAGTCAGCCGTTGCTGGAGCTCATACACTTCTTCTTTTCTTGATGGGGAGGACGCCAGACGCTCCGATTACAAAAGAGATAAAGCCAACAGCTGCGATTGCGTGGAAAAAAATTGGTTTTGGTGAAATTAAACGACAAGGCAGACCAATTGAATTAATTGATTGCCCACCTGAAAAAGCATTCAAATTAAATGGAATAATTGAGTTAAAAATTACGGAGGATAATTTTGAAAAGTTGAACGAGACACTTCATTCCGTCTTCATTGATACAGGTGAGAACGGGCTCTTCTCAAGAGCTGAATTTGAAACGCTATCAACACCAGGTCAAATGGAATATGTCACCCCTGAAGAAATAGCCGAGGTCGTTGTCTTTGAAATCAAAGGTGGAAACACCGGTCACGATATAATCAACGCCCTTGACCATGCCACGCTTGAACCAACATATAGAGCAGGCTTCCTTACGGAAACAGCATTGAAACGAATGAGAGAGCTTGAACAAAAATACGGCGTTGAAAGTGTTGCATTTGAACTTCTTGGACCACCAAGATTGACAAAACTTTTATACGAGGCACACCTTCTAAAACTCGCATACGGAAGCATTGAGAACGCAGCGAAACAAAATCCAAAAGATATGAGCCAAAAATGCGAAGAAATAATTAAAACAAACAAAAAATTAAGATCGCAAATAATCTCAATCGGAATTCCAATCCTTATGCCTGACGGTGAAACTCTAATACGTGGAAACGAAATCAAAATCCCACCTTATAGAGGCGAAAATAAAGTAGAAATTACACCGGAAAAAATCAATCAATGGGCTTATGATGGCTGGGTTGATTTAAGACCAGAAAATATGGAAATTTGGAAGAAGAGATTCCAAAAGATAATGGAAGAGGTCAACTTAATTCCCGCTACTGACACAAGCTCAAGATATGTCAGGACAAGGGAGTACTGGGAGGATTTCAAAACGATAAATGAAGGAAAAATCGCTGGCTGGATACTTGACCGAGAGGAACACGGAATGAGAATGAAATCATAA
- a CDS encoding cysteine hydrolase family protein codes for MIREIIFWDVDTQYDFMMKDGKLYVPNAEEIIPNLKKLYDYARKNEIQIMGSADYHTLNDEEISDNPDYLNTFPPHCLQGTPGWERIDATKPLNPLWIDSKKYTEKELEGMIKNHTGEIIFRKQKFDVFSNPNVDPVLEIINPREIVVFGVALDVCDAYAIEGFLKRGKYQIYLVEDAAKPIYEDRGKQLIEKWSSEGVKIVKTDDIVEKNILLEKYISQK; via the coding sequence ATGATTAGAGAAATAATTTTCTGGGATGTTGATACACAATATGATTTTATGATGAAAGACGGCAAGCTTTATGTGCCAAACGCCGAAGAGATTATACCGAACTTGAAAAAACTCTATGACTATGCGAGAAAGAATGAGATTCAAATCATGGGCTCGGCTGATTATCATACCCTAAACGATGAGGAAATCTCCGACAATCCCGATTATTTAAATACATTTCCACCGCACTGCTTACAGGGAACGCCCGGCTGGGAACGGATTGATGCCACAAAACCACTGAATCCGCTATGGATTGACAGCAAAAAATATACCGAGAAAGAACTTGAAGGGATGATTAAAAATCATACTGGAGAGATAATTTTCCGCAAGCAAAAGTTTGATGTCTTTTCAAACCCAAATGTTGACCCTGTGCTTGAAATCATAAACCCAAGGGAAATAGTCGTCTTCGGCGTTGCCCTTGATGTATGCGATGCGTATGCAATTGAAGGATTTTTAAAAAGAGGAAAATATCAAATCTATCTTGTTGAAGACGCAGCAAAACCAATTTATGAAGACAGAGGAAAACAACTCATTGAAAAATGGAGTTCTGAAGGCGTTAAAATTGTTAAGACAGATGACATCGTTGAGAAAAACATCTTGCTTGAAAAATACATCAGCCAAAAATAA
- a CDS encoding PHP domain-containing protein: MFEYIGVIHVHSIYSDGTGTIPEIAKSASELGLDFVMMTDHNTLKPKYDGYEGWYGDTMIIIGYELNDPDDKNHYLVFGVDEVFYPNKSAREYVEKIKNLNGIGIIAHPDERRNSFPEYPPYPWNAWDVDGFTGIEIWNHMSEWVEGLTQENKFRRFIHPLKSLNGPYPETLKRWDELSRKRRVVGIGGVDAHGHKYKIWQLFEVEVFPYKVMFRGIRTHVLLDEPIDKSKKENFEIYKRKIFSAIENGRCFTTYSYFADPRGFRFVAEKNGNIYQMGDYIELDENPIKLKIKLPQISNDTVTFLLRNGEVITKTFNNELIYEVGETGVYRVESYFNGKPWIFSNHIRVGKKGII, encoded by the coding sequence ATGTTTGAATACATCGGCGTCATCCATGTCCATTCAATTTATTCAGATGGGACTGGAACGATACCTGAAATAGCAAAATCTGCAAGCGAACTTGGTCTTGACTTCGTGATGATGACTGATCACAATACTTTGAAACCGAAATATGATGGATATGAAGGTTGGTATGGCGATACGATGATAATAATTGGCTACGAATTGAACGACCCAGATGATAAAAACCATTATCTTGTTTTTGGCGTTGATGAGGTTTTTTATCCGAATAAATCAGCAAGGGAATATGTTGAGAAAATAAAAAATTTAAACGGAATCGGCATAATAGCACATCCAGATGAAAGAAGAAATAGTTTCCCCGAATATCCTCCTTATCCTTGGAACGCATGGGATGTTGACGGATTTACAGGGATTGAGATATGGAACCATATGTCTGAATGGGTTGAGGGATTAACACAGGAAAATAAATTTCGCAGATTTATTCACCCACTAAAATCGTTAAACGGACCTTACCCAGAAACACTAAAACGCTGGGATGAACTATCCCGAAAGAGAAGAGTCGTCGGTATAGGTGGGGTAGACGCCCACGGACATAAATATAAAATTTGGCAACTATTTGAAGTAGAAGTTTTTCCCTACAAAGTCATGTTCAGAGGCATAAGAACGCATGTCCTACTTGATGAACCAATTGATAAAAGCAAAAAGGAAAATTTTGAAATATATAAGCGTAAAATTTTCTCCGCAATTGAAAACGGAAGATGCTTCACGACTTACTCCTACTTCGCTGACCCAAGAGGTTTTAGATTTGTAGCTGAAAAAAACGGCAATATTTATCAAATGGGTGATTACATTGAACTTGATGAGAACCCAATTAAATTGAAAATTAAATTGCCACAAATATCTAACGATACGGTGACTTTTCTTTTAAGAAATGGAGAAGTGATAACGAAAACATTTAATAACGAATTAATTTATGAAGTTGGTGAGACAGGTGTTTATAGAGTTGAGTCATATTTCAACGGCAAGCCATGGATTTTTTCAAACCATATAAGAGTCGGAAAGAAAGGGATAATTTAA
- the purF gene encoding amidophosphoribosyltransferase, with amino-acid sequence MCGIFGIYGHPQASLITYYGLYALQHRGQESTGIVSCERDDLTGRTRFNYHKGIGLVADVFKDEKIINEHLKGDSAIGHNRYSTTGALNKSNIQPFVVHYKNGNLAIAHNGNLTNTRTLRNKLQSEGTIFQSSTDTEIILHLIAKSQKEDQIEQIKDALSQVEGAYSLVILTDDKLIAVRDPYGFRPLALGIMPDGAYVIASETCAFDLINAKYIRDVLPGEILVIDDETIATGKLKSYWIDKKVERQAFCIFEFIYFSRPDSKIFGENVDKVRRKLGKLLAHEHPAPQSTENDKVIVINVPDSSNTATLGFVTESNKLGNNVKIEIGLIRSHYVGRTFIQPQQNMRELKVKVKFNTVKGVLENKRVVIVDDSIVRGTTSKALVKLIKESGAREVHFRVASPPIKFPCYYGMDFPKQEELIASRLNGDVEAIRQELGVESLGYLSVEKLLESAPKNLSFCTACFTGNYPTPIDEKPEKYEHEMHIKDATERFD; translated from the coding sequence GTGTGCGGTATATTTGGAATTTACGGACACCCCCAAGCATCGCTTATAACATATTACGGACTTTATGCACTTCAACACAGGGGACAAGAATCAACAGGAATAGTATCCTGTGAAAGGGATGATTTAACTGGGAGGACGAGATTTAATTATCACAAAGGTATCGGTCTTGTCGCAGATGTTTTCAAAGATGAAAAAATTATCAACGAGCATTTAAAGGGGGATTCCGCAATCGGTCACAATCGGTATTCAACTACGGGTGCGTTAAACAAGTCAAACATTCAACCTTTCGTAGTACATTACAAAAATGGAAACCTTGCAATAGCTCACAACGGTAACTTAACAAACACGAGAACTCTACGAAATAAGCTTCAATCAGAAGGAACGATTTTCCAATCATCAACGGACACAGAGATAATTTTGCATCTTATAGCAAAAAGTCAAAAAGAGGATCAAATTGAACAAATAAAAGATGCTTTAAGTCAAGTTGAGGGGGCGTATTCGCTTGTCATACTAACGGATGATAAACTCATAGCTGTGCGTGACCCATATGGATTTAGACCGCTTGCACTTGGGATAATGCCAGATGGGGCTTATGTAATTGCATCTGAAACATGCGCCTTTGATCTGATAAATGCCAAGTATATCCGTGATGTTCTCCCCGGCGAAATACTTGTAATTGATGATGAGACCATCGCAACTGGTAAGTTGAAATCGTATTGGATTGATAAAAAAGTTGAGAGACAAGCTTTTTGTATTTTTGAGTTTATTTACTTTTCACGACCAGACAGCAAAATCTTTGGGGAAAATGTTGATAAAGTAAGGCGAAAACTTGGCAAACTTTTGGCTCACGAACATCCTGCCCCACAATCAACGGAAAACGACAAAGTCATAGTTATAAATGTCCCTGACTCAAGCAACACCGCAACTCTTGGATTTGTCACCGAAAGCAATAAGCTTGGAAATAATGTTAAAATTGAAATCGGCTTGATAAGAAGTCATTATGTTGGAAGGACATTTATTCAACCTCAGCAAAATATGAGGGAATTAAAAGTTAAAGTTAAATTCAACACCGTCAAAGGTGTCCTTGAAAACAAAAGGGTTGTCATAGTTGATGATTCAATCGTTCGTGGGACGACATCAAAGGCGCTCGTCAAGTTGATAAAAGAATCTGGAGCACGAGAAGTTCATTTCAGGGTTGCCTCGCCACCGATAAAATTCCCCTGCTACTACGGGATGGACTTCCCAAAGCAAGAAGAATTGATAGCCTCAAGATTAAATGGTGATGTTGAAGCCATAAGACAAGAACTTGGAGTTGAATCGCTTGGTTATCTCTCGGTTGAGAAACTCCTTGAATCCGCCCCGAAAAATTTAAGTTTCTGCACAGCTTGTTTCACAGGGAATTATCCAACACCCATTGACGAGAAACCAGAAAAATATGAACACGAAATGCACATAAAGGACGCAACTGAAAGATTTGATTAA
- a CDS encoding CDP-alcohol phosphatidyltransferase family protein, giving the protein MREKIFNISNFLSFSRFIILIPTIYFLTNDSGEIVFEQYGLKLTLNRAISILFMLSLYLSDLADGYLARKFNQITEFGKIIDPLADKVCIGLIVLSLVQQGDLPIWYVGIVIGRDLIILAAGAYLSSKIKFVLPSNKLGKYTVTSIALVIALAMLKAKGLLLNLFIFISVVMIFASLYVYGRRFFEHLKIKQI; this is encoded by the coding sequence ATGCGGGAAAAAATTTTCAACATCTCAAACTTTCTTAGTTTCAGTCGTTTCATAATTTTAATCCCAACAATTTATTTCCTGACAAACGACTCTGGCGAAATTGTATTTGAGCAATATGGCTTAAAATTGACTTTGAACAGAGCAATTTCAATACTTTTTATGTTAAGTTTGTATTTAAGCGATTTGGCGGATGGTTATCTTGCTAGGAAATTCAATCAAATAACAGAATTTGGCAAAATTATTGACCCACTGGCTGACAAAGTATGCATTGGATTGATCGTTTTAAGCTTGGTTCAACAGGGTGATCTACCAATTTGGTATGTTGGGATTGTGATAGGAAGGGATTTAATAATTTTAGCAGCAGGCGCATATTTAAGCTCAAAAATAAAATTTGTTCTGCCATCAAATAAACTCGGTAAATACACTGTCACATCAATTGCATTAGTGATAGCTCTTGCTATGCTGAAAGCAAAAGGTTTATTGCTTAACTTATTTATCTTTATAAGCGTCGTTATGATTTTTGCTTCACTCTATGTATATGGTAGAAGATTTTTTGAGCACTTGAAAATAAAACAGATTTAA
- the ftsY gene encoding signal recognition particle-docking protein FtsY — MGILDKIGFQKIKDGLTKTRNNLIDKISNLLNTSRTIDERFFTDLEEILIGADVGVWMTSELISKLKERVKIEKLTQPEELKFALKDELEKILKSPFDSQNFDPFSIPEDRKPFVIMIVGVNGVGKTTTVGKLAYNFKSRGKKVLIGAGDTFRAAANEQLEIWAKRAGVDIIQQQKGSDPGAVAFDTVKSALARDIDIVLIDTAGRLHTKTNLMEELKKVKRVIQKLIPRAPDEIWLVLDATIGQNSIQQARQFHQALGITGLIITKLDGTAKGGVVFAIANELKIPVKFIGVGENIDDLQPFDPESFINALFEK, encoded by the coding sequence ATGGGGATACTTGACAAAATTGGCTTTCAAAAAATAAAAGACGGCTTAACAAAAACAAGGAACAACCTAATTGATAAAATTTCAAACCTTCTAAACACTTCAAGGACAATTGACGAAAGATTTTTCACTGACCTTGAAGAAATTTTGATCGGGGCTGATGTTGGAGTCTGGATGACATCTGAACTGATCTCAAAATTAAAGGAGAGGGTAAAAATTGAGAAGTTAACTCAGCCAGAAGAATTAAAATTCGCTTTGAAAGATGAACTTGAAAAAATTTTGAAATCGCCGTTTGATTCACAAAATTTTGATCCATTCTCAATCCCCGAGGATAGGAAGCCATTTGTTATAATGATCGTCGGTGTCAACGGCGTTGGAAAGACAACAACCGTTGGTAAACTTGCCTATAATTTCAAGTCAAGGGGGAAAAAGGTCTTAATCGGAGCTGGCGATACTTTCAGAGCAGCAGCGAACGAGCAACTTGAAATATGGGCCAAAAGAGCAGGCGTTGATATAATCCAACAACAAAAAGGTTCAGACCCAGGAGCCGTAGCATTTGATACCGTTAAATCTGCATTAGCAAGGGACATTGATATCGTCTTAATTGATACCGCTGGACGACTACATACAAAGACAAATTTGATGGAGGAACTAAAAAAAGTCAAAAGAGTTATTCAAAAACTAATACCAAGAGCTCCTGATGAGATTTGGCTTGTCCTTGATGCAACGATAGGACAAAACTCAATCCAGCAAGCAAGACAATTCCATCAAGCTTTGGGCATAACTGGGCTTATAATAACGAAACTTGACGGGACAGCAAAGGGTGGCGTTGTCTTTGCAATTGCAAATGAACTTAAAATACCCGTTAAATTTATCGGCGTCGGTGAAAATATAGACGACCTACAACCTTTTGACCCAGAGTCATTTATAAATGCACTCTTTGAAAAATAA
- a CDS encoding ArnT family glycosyltransferase produces MGKLKKFLPFLLLSFFIIVRFYNLGFKEIQMWDEALYAVRAKAIYYFNCWLDQTDYADGGLYSSSHPPLYIWLTALLYKFFTINEFTSRFFSALFSSLCLVLTYLLIKKFFNRKSALISIPFLGSIYLFIFYSRQGQLDIAYIFFITLSIYFYLEFLSSGRKRYILISGISFGFALMTKIIVGFFAIITISIFLFIELIRKNVKFKEILSQIATLTLTGLILASPWHIFMLKIHGGNFINTFFKFHIIERLSEGVEGNIPELGYFYILNQLVVQFPPVVLVFFDLFENLKKLKTTDSKKLLLQSWFWTTFLITSISKTKIPTYTLPSFIPAVIISSVYIVELTEKKQNSLALSTVLISIIWSSSQNLRNGVKEFLKFHISNFSITQTTLFLISLVISPFLVSIVKSKVKSLNDFIFFVTLSLSTFVVFKTIIFTDYERFNDGAEKVANFIDNSNYQTIFYLYTPHSTEGMNPQLTFYSFKKLSHSIKWIEIKRSDFNEIADQLRNVKDALVLIEKTSKDKSERKEEFENVKKILSQFNFAEILITKRYSLFVRKL; encoded by the coding sequence ATGGGAAAACTCAAAAAATTTTTACCCTTTCTTCTCTTATCCTTCTTTATAATTGTCAGGTTTTATAATCTTGGCTTCAAAGAAATTCAAATGTGGGACGAAGCCTTATATGCGGTAAGGGCTAAAGCAATTTACTATTTCAACTGCTGGTTAGATCAAACCGATTATGCGGATGGTGGCTTGTATTCATCTTCACATCCACCCCTTTACATTTGGCTTACTGCATTGCTTTATAAATTTTTCACGATAAACGAATTCACAAGCCGTTTCTTTTCCGCCCTCTTTTCATCTCTATGTTTAGTTTTGACATATCTACTTATAAAAAAATTTTTCAACAGAAAATCTGCGCTAATCTCCATCCCCTTTCTCGGTTCAATTTATCTTTTTATTTTTTATTCAAGACAGGGACAACTTGACATCGCATATATCTTTTTCATCACCCTGTCAATTTACTTTTATCTTGAATTTTTAAGTAGCGGAAGGAAAAGATATATTTTAATTTCAGGAATTTCATTCGGCTTCGCTTTGATGACAAAAATAATCGTCGGCTTCTTTGCTATTATAACCATCTCCATTTTCCTATTCATTGAGTTGATAAGAAAGAATGTCAAATTCAAAGAAATTTTATCACAGATTGCAACACTAACTCTTACAGGTTTAATTCTCGCCTCACCTTGGCATATATTTATGTTAAAAATCCACGGCGGAAACTTTATTAATACTTTCTTTAAGTTTCACATCATTGAAAGGTTATCCGAAGGCGTTGAAGGTAATATTCCGGAGCTTGGCTATTTTTATATCTTGAATCAATTGGTTGTACAATTTCCTCCTGTAGTTCTGGTTTTCTTTGATTTATTTGAGAACTTGAAAAAACTTAAAACAACGGACAGCAAAAAATTACTTTTACAATCCTGGTTTTGGACTACTTTTTTGATCACATCAATTTCAAAAACGAAGATACCAACCTACACCCTGCCTTCTTTTATACCGGCAGTTATAATTTCCTCGGTTTATATAGTTGAGCTCACCGAGAAAAAACAAAACTCGCTTGCACTTTCAACTGTTTTAATTTCAATTATTTGGTCTTCAAGTCAGAATTTAAGAAATGGCGTCAAAGAATTTTTGAAGTTTCACATCAGCAATTTCTCAATAACACAGACGACTTTATTTTTAATTTCGCTTGTGATTTCACCATTTTTAGTTTCAATTGTCAAGTCAAAGGTAAAATCACTAAATGATTTTATTTTTTTCGTCACTTTATCGCTTTCAACTTTCGTCGTATTTAAGACGATAATTTTCACCGATTATGAACGATTTAACGACGGCGCCGAAAAAGTGGCTAATTTCATTGACAATTCAAATTATCAAACTATTTTTTATCTTTACACTCCACATTCAACCGAAGGGATGAACCCGCAACTTACTTTTTACTCATTTAAAAAACTTTCCCATTCAATAAAATGGATTGAGATAAAGCGAAGCGATTTTAATGAAATTGCCGATCAACTGCGTAATGTAAAAGATGCTCTCGTTTTAATTGAAAAAACATCTAAAGATAAAAGTGAGAGAAAAGAAGAGTTTGAAAATGTTAAGAAAATTTTGAGCCAATTTAACTTTGCTGAAATTTTGATTACGAAACGATACTCACTTTTCGTTAGAAAACTTTGA
- the apbC gene encoding iron-sulfur cluster carrier protein ApbC, giving the protein MNPNSPMSKTDEIIEALKQIQDPDLHRDIVSLGFVKDVQVDSNKVYVRIELTTPACPVRDRLKDEAIERIKKLGFDNVQVEMTAQVPKHLNPQKDALLPNVKNTIAVASGKGGVGKSTVAVNLAVSLALEGAKVGLIDADVYGPNVPIMLGIDQKPGLAPDGKKILPVQKYNIKIISIGLLLDDPDTALIWRGPIASGAVKQFMTDVEWGDLDYLIFDLPPGTGDIQLTLVQTLPLTGAVIVTTPQDVALADVRKAIKMFQRVNVPILGIVENMSYFICPHCGKRDDIFDHGGGKKASEKFNVPFLGEIPINTRIRLSGDLGKPVPIAYPESEEAKIIREIAKKLAAQVSIQSFKQQAIPKIQIKL; this is encoded by the coding sequence ATAAATCCAAATTCACCGATGAGCAAGACAGATGAAATCATTGAGGCATTAAAACAAATTCAAGACCCCGACCTTCACCGCGATATTGTTTCACTTGGTTTTGTAAAAGATGTTCAAGTTGATTCAAACAAAGTTTATGTCAGAATTGAACTAACAACGCCAGCTTGTCCAGTTCGCGATAGATTAAAGGATGAAGCGATTGAGAGGATAAAGAAACTCGGTTTTGACAATGTGCAGGTTGAGATGACCGCGCAAGTTCCCAAACATTTAAATCCACAAAAAGATGCGCTTCTTCCAAATGTCAAAAATACCATTGCTGTTGCAAGCGGTAAAGGTGGGGTTGGTAAATCAACCGTTGCTGTCAATCTTGCGGTTTCCCTCGCACTTGAAGGGGCAAAAGTTGGATTAATTGACGCAGATGTCTACGGTCCAAATGTCCCAATTATGCTTGGTATAGATCAAAAGCCAGGACTAGCTCCTGATGGGAAGAAAATCTTGCCCGTCCAAAAGTACAACATAAAAATTATTTCAATTGGATTACTTCTTGACGACCCTGATACCGCATTAATCTGGCGAGGACCGATCGCAAGCGGAGCGGTGAAACAATTTATGACAGATGTTGAATGGGGTGACTTAGATTATTTAATTTTTGATTTGCCACCCGGGACAGGTGATATTCAATTGACACTTGTTCAAACTTTACCACTCACAGGTGCGGTTATAGTGACAACGCCACAAGATGTAGCTCTTGCTGATGTTAGAAAGGCAATAAAGATGTTTCAACGCGTAAATGTCCCAATACTTGGAATAGTTGAAAATATGAGTTACTTCATCTGCCCGCATTGCGGAAAAAGGGACGATATATTTGACCACGGCGGAGGTAAAAAAGCAAGCGAAAAATTCAATGTTCCTTTTCTCGGAGAGATACCAATAAACACAAGAATTAGATTAAGCGGTGATTTAGGAAAACCCGTTCCAATTGCCTATCCCGAAAGCGAGGAGGCGAAGATAATTAGAGAGATAGCCAAGAAACTCGCTGCACAGGTTAGCATACAAAGCTTCAAACAACAAGCGATCCCAAAAATTCAAATCAAATTATGA
- a CDS encoding NifU family protein, with amino-acid sequence MTYKENLKERVLKALEIARPYLKADGGDVELVEITDDNIVKVKLIGACGSCPLSMMTLRAGIERIIIREAPEIRRVEAVFSY; translated from the coding sequence ATGACTTATAAAGAAAATTTGAAAGAAAGGGTTTTAAAAGCACTTGAAATCGCAAGACCTTATTTAAAGGCTGACGGTGGAGATGTTGAACTCGTTGAAATTACTGATGACAATATAGTGAAAGTAAAATTGATTGGTGCTTGTGGCTCGTGCCCACTATCAATGATGACTTTAAGAGCAGGGATTGAAAGGATAATCATAAGAGAAGCCCCGGAAATTAGAAGAGTAGAGGCAGTGTTCAGCTATTAA
- the pgeF gene encoding peptidoglycan editing factor PgeF, producing MPLLLKPEVFSNFDAILAVMSTKDLNLNFTDNANPELVKENRKIFLAQIGVSEEQLAIPKQIHSANFCVVNSPGIYESCDALMTNKTGIYLVVSVADCAPVFVFDPVKKAIALIHCGWRGAKEKIVEKTIYGMWDSFGSNPSDMIAYIGACASVCCYEVDFEFEKFFNPRFLRFKRDRKYHFDLKGEIYAQLVNSGVKFWNISVSKHCTICEDKLFHSYRRDGDKSGRMWAVFGLNS from the coding sequence TTGCCTCTCTTGCTGAAGCCGGAAGTTTTCTCAAATTTTGATGCTATTCTTGCAGTTATGTCAACAAAAGATTTGAATTTAAACTTTACTGACAACGCAAATCCCGAGCTTGTAAAAGAAAACAGGAAAATTTTTCTCGCCCAGATTGGCGTTTCCGAGGAACAACTTGCTATCCCAAAACAAATACATAGTGCGAATTTTTGTGTTGTAAATTCCCCGGGAATTTATGAAAGTTGTGATGCTTTAATGACAAATAAAACGGGTATTTATCTTGTTGTAAGCGTTGCGGATTGTGCTCCTGTTTTTGTCTTTGACCCGGTTAAAAAAGCGATCGCTTTAATTCATTGTGGTTGGAGAGGTGCAAAGGAGAAAATAGTTGAAAAAACTATTTATGGTATGTGGGACTCATTTGGTTCAAATCCTTCCGATATGATTGCTTACATTGGTGCTTGTGCATCTGTTTGTTGCTATGAGGTTGATTTTGAATTTGAAAAATTTTTCAACCCAAGATTTTTAAGATTTAAGCGGGATAGGAAATATCATTTTGATTTGAAAGGTGAAATTTACGCTCAGCTTGTTAATTCGGGCGTTAAATTTTGGAATATAAGTGTTAGTAAGCATTGCACGATTTGTGAGGATAAATTGTTTCACTCTTACCGAAGGGATGGAGATAAATCAGGAAGGATGTGGGCAGTGTTCGGGCTTAATAGCTGA